AATTTATCGAATACCGTTCAGAAATTGGGACAGGCGGGCATAAAGCATCGACGATGGGATACGATACGATGGGATACGATGGGACACGACATAGGGACATGTCATCCTGTGCTTGGGAACTTGTGGGCTGACCGGCGATTGCGTTTAATAGTGACATCCTCCACCCCAACCGTGCCAACATCTCCAAGGAGGAGCTTCGTGAGAAGCTCGGTTCTCTCTACAAGGCCCAGAAGGACCAGATCTCCGTCTTCGGTCTCCGAACCCAGTTCGGTGGTGGCAAGACCACCGGCTTCGCTCTCGTCTATGACTCCCCCGAGGCCATGAAGAAGTTCGAGCCCCAGTACCGATTGGTGCGGGTTGGTCTCGCCACCAAGGCCGAGCGTGCCTCCCGACAGCAGCGTGCGTTACAGTCATTCTCAGAAGCTTATAGAGGGTTAGTCAGGCTGACAGACAACTACAGGCAAGCAGCGCAAGAACCGACAAAAGACCCTCCGTGGTACGGCAAAGGTCAAGggtgccaaggccaagaaggagaaataaACGACTCGATGACTTGGGTTGGGCTTGTGTATATCCTCGGGCTGGTTGGGGAGCAGCTATGGCTGCGTGCATGCGGTGGTGCGTCCATTTACGGTCCATCCTCGTCGGCGTCGGCATCAGCATAGGGTACAGGGACTTGCTGGGCGGACGGCGAGGGGCTACTCTGGActcgatgaggaggattgCCTTCACCGGCGTCTTTTCTCAATTACACTAGCATGAAATCAATGGTGTTCTTCGGGTTTCGGACCAAAATCAAAAATAACAACGTCTCTGGTTTACGCGGGTTTTCACATTTGGCTCTACGGTTCGTGAATGCATGACTCATGACTATATC
This genomic stretch from Fusarium fujikuroi IMI 58289 draft genome, chromosome FFUJ_chr09 harbors:
- a CDS encoding putative 40S ribosomal protein S24, which gives rise to MADNDSPVTLRTRKFIRNPLLGRKQMVVDILHPNRANISKEELREKLGSLYKAQKDQISVFGLRTQFGGGKTTGFALVYDSPEAMKKFEPQYRLVRVGLATKAERASRQQRKQRKNRQKTLRGTAKVKGAKAKKEK